Proteins encoded by one window of Streptomyces sp. LX-29:
- a CDS encoding amidohydrolase family protein, with protein MSATEAYGPLFDAHLHIIDPRFPLVGNQGFVPEPFTVEDYRRRTAGLRVTGGAVVSGSFQGVDQSYLLDALRTLGPRFVGVTQLEPWVSDEQITVLNTAGVRAVRFNLFRQGRESLDALLELGHRVAAVAGWHVEVYVDARELGELADRLAGLPRISIDHLGLSAEGLPELLRLVERGARVKATGFGRGDLDVAAALKAVGEVNPEALLFGTDLPSTRARAPFADGDVALVYEALGERLARMALHDNAVDFYHLRTAARFPA; from the coding sequence ATGTCGGCAACGGAGGCGTACGGACCGCTCTTCGACGCACATCTACACATCATCGACCCCCGGTTCCCGCTCGTCGGCAACCAGGGCTTCGTCCCCGAACCCTTCACCGTGGAGGACTACCGACGGCGCACCGCCGGGCTGCGCGTCACCGGCGGCGCGGTGGTCTCCGGTTCGTTCCAGGGCGTCGACCAGAGCTATCTGCTGGACGCGCTGCGCACGCTCGGGCCGCGCTTCGTCGGCGTCACCCAGCTGGAGCCCTGGGTCAGCGACGAGCAGATCACCGTGCTGAACACCGCGGGCGTCCGGGCGGTGCGCTTCAACCTCTTCCGGCAGGGGCGGGAGAGCCTCGACGCGCTGCTGGAGTTGGGGCACCGGGTGGCGGCTGTGGCGGGCTGGCACGTGGAGGTCTACGTGGACGCCCGCGAGCTGGGCGAGCTGGCGGACCGGCTCGCCGGCCTGCCGCGGATCAGCATCGACCACCTGGGCCTGTCGGCGGAGGGGCTGCCCGAGCTGCTGCGCCTGGTGGAGCGCGGCGCGCGGGTCAAGGCGACCGGCTTCGGGCGGGGCGACCTCGATGTGGCAGCCGCGCTGAAGGCGGTCGGCGAGGTCAACCCCGAGGCGCTGCTGTTCGGCACCGACCTCCCCTCCACCCGGGCCCGCGCCCCCTTCGCGGACGGTGATGTGGCGCTGGTGTACGAGGCGCTCGGCGAGCGCCTGGCCCGGATGGCGCTGCACGACAACGCCGTGGACTTCTACCACCTGCGAACGGCGGCACGCTTCCCCGCGTAG
- a CDS encoding DMT family transporter — protein sequence MPAPEAVGTTSRAGARAVLVNDLSVLLVAVIWGSSYVVMQDVGESVSAASFLALRFLTAIPAIALIAAATLPRITRSELLSGVAFGALLYGILILETVGVKHTSAANSGFLITISVILVPVFERVISRRDQPWMVYAATVTALFGCGLLLLADGLHPRPGDLIILAAAFVRATQITLFGRKSTGTGPQSLANLTLVEFCVVCLLATATSGFSDSPVWSAIGSVSGTNWLLIAYLGVLGTSYAFFVQLRAARFSSSTRVGLILATEPLFATVFAVAAAGEGIGLLQGLGGALIVLAATVGRHFEGRSKPAPPTAPERAPKSERVG from the coding sequence ATGCCGGCACCCGAGGCCGTCGGCACGACATCCCGCGCGGGGGCCCGCGCGGTCCTGGTCAACGATCTTTCCGTGCTGCTGGTGGCCGTGATCTGGGGTTCCAGTTACGTCGTCATGCAGGACGTCGGGGAGTCGGTGTCGGCGGCGAGCTTCCTCGCGTTACGGTTCCTGACCGCCATCCCCGCCATCGCGCTGATCGCGGCGGCCACACTGCCCCGCATCACCCGCTCCGAGCTGCTGTCGGGCGTCGCCTTCGGTGCGCTGCTGTACGGGATCCTGATCCTGGAGACGGTCGGCGTCAAGCACACCTCGGCGGCCAACTCCGGCTTCCTGATCACCATTTCGGTGATCCTCGTCCCCGTCTTCGAACGCGTCATCAGCCGCCGTGACCAGCCGTGGATGGTCTACGCGGCGACCGTCACCGCCCTGTTCGGCTGCGGGCTGCTGCTCCTCGCGGACGGGCTGCATCCACGACCGGGCGACCTGATCATCCTCGCGGCGGCCTTCGTGCGCGCCACCCAGATCACCCTCTTCGGCCGCAAGTCCACCGGCACCGGCCCGCAGTCGCTGGCCAATCTGACGCTGGTCGAGTTCTGCGTCGTGTGCCTGCTGGCCACCGCGACCTCCGGCTTCAGCGACTCCCCGGTGTGGTCCGCCATCGGCTCCGTCTCCGGGACGAACTGGCTGCTCATCGCCTATCTGGGCGTCCTGGGCACGAGTTACGCGTTCTTCGTTCAGCTGCGGGCGGCGCGCTTCTCCAGCTCCACCCGGGTGGGCCTCATCCTGGCCACCGAGCCGCTGTTCGCCACCGTCTTCGCCGTCGCGGCCGCCGGGGAGGGCATCGGCCTGCTCCAGGGGCTGGGCGGCGCGCTCATCGTGCTGGCGGCCACCGTCGGCCGGCATTTCGAGGGACGATCGAAACCCGCACCCCCGACAGCGCCCGAACGGGCCCCGAAGAGTGAAAGGGTGGGCTGA
- a CDS encoding YbaK/EbsC family protein: MEAVDTPENQETYETYDKLIKLLDHHGAQYRLIDHPPEGRTEIVSPMRGNDVSEAAKCIVVMVKLGKKVTKYVLAVVPGDVRVDLGSIKALLGGTYTAFASADIAERLAGSVAGTILPFSFHPDLELIVDPSLLEKEELFFNAARLDRSMALRTKDYVAIASPRVESIAAPVA; encoded by the coding sequence ATGGAAGCCGTCGACACGCCCGAGAACCAAGAGACGTACGAGACGTACGACAAGCTCATCAAGCTGCTCGACCACCACGGTGCGCAGTACCGGTTGATCGACCACCCGCCGGAGGGGCGGACGGAGATCGTCAGCCCCATGCGCGGGAACGACGTCTCCGAGGCCGCGAAGTGCATCGTGGTGATGGTGAAGCTCGGCAAGAAGGTCACCAAGTACGTGCTGGCGGTGGTCCCCGGTGACGTACGGGTGGACCTGGGCAGCATCAAGGCCCTGCTGGGCGGGACGTACACGGCCTTCGCCTCGGCGGACATCGCCGAGCGGCTGGCCGGGAGCGTGGCCGGCACCATCCTGCCGTTCTCGTTCCACCCGGATCTGGAGCTGATCGTCGACCCGTCGCTGCTGGAGAAGGAGGAGCTCTTCTTCAACGCGGCGCGGCTGGACCGGTCGATGGCGCTCCGCACCAAGGACTACGTCGCGATTGCGTCTCCTCGGGTGGAGTCGATCGCGGCTCCCGTGGCCTGA
- a CDS encoding nuclear transport factor 2 family protein, translated as MHEETAQAAIDMFISAFNASDDSYVAGLLSQALTSDVIFWGPLGRSEGIEAVERFVLDIRRHPAGTGTMVRCSAVDMPDEWARYRWVFTTPDGGPRLAGTDVVHLRRSLIDQVIIFAGEIKVS; from the coding sequence ATGCATGAAGAGACCGCACAGGCCGCGATCGACATGTTCATCTCCGCGTTCAACGCCTCGGACGACAGCTATGTGGCTGGGCTGCTCTCCCAGGCCCTGACCTCGGACGTCATCTTCTGGGGACCGTTGGGCCGCAGTGAGGGGATCGAGGCGGTCGAACGGTTCGTGCTGGACATCCGTCGCCACCCGGCGGGGACCGGCACGATGGTGCGCTGCTCGGCGGTGGACATGCCCGACGAGTGGGCCCGGTACCGGTGGGTCTTCACCACGCCCGATGGAGGCCCCCGCCTGGCGGGAACGGACGTCGTCCATCTGCGGCGGAGCCTCATCGACCAGGTCATCATCTTCGCGGGCGAGATCAAAGTGAGCTGA
- a CDS encoding helix-turn-helix transcriptional regulator gives MPDDTSTRAGGVGARIQEIRTLRDLTLRELAAKCHVSPSMLSRIESGSRVPSEQVVAAVARALSVSVSVLHGQPYIEQLRRDQLDRLIAPLSNALDDWGIPPEDDDPAPRSLSELQDVINHVRQLRTDSEYADLAELTPALLSELSHATQLYTVAGRDRELAHWLQAEAALGAFSVAYKFGYMDLARLALCRMAMAAAQSGDPRQVAAERLKRAQLSTEGPSMERGLRLVAQALRDLDDDGTPQTRAVRGGLLLKGGQLSALLGDKDGSQAHLGEAEGMAREIGETNHYMLVFGPTNVAQHAVAAAGDRDEHAEALSIAKEIRVPVNYPAARHGQLLIDKARSQALSARLDDALESLEKAREVSPLQTRYHPSTRQTVGVLLRARPRASSHLLAFSRWSGV, from the coding sequence GTGCCCGACGACACCAGCACACGCGCCGGGGGCGTGGGAGCGCGTATCCAGGAGATCAGGACCCTACGCGACCTGACACTCAGGGAGTTGGCCGCGAAATGCCACGTATCCCCTTCCATGCTGTCACGTATCGAGAGCGGCTCCAGGGTGCCGAGCGAGCAGGTAGTGGCTGCCGTAGCCCGTGCGCTCAGCGTCAGCGTCAGTGTGCTGCACGGACAGCCGTACATCGAACAGTTGCGGCGGGATCAGCTTGATCGCCTGATCGCGCCGTTGAGCAACGCCCTCGACGACTGGGGCATCCCCCCGGAGGACGACGACCCGGCCCCGCGTTCACTGTCCGAGCTCCAGGACGTGATCAATCATGTCCGGCAGCTTCGGACGGATTCCGAGTACGCGGACCTGGCCGAGCTCACCCCGGCGCTTCTGTCGGAGCTCTCGCACGCCACCCAGCTGTACACCGTGGCCGGCCGCGACCGCGAGCTGGCGCACTGGCTCCAGGCCGAGGCCGCCCTGGGCGCGTTCTCCGTCGCATACAAGTTCGGCTACATGGACCTTGCCCGGCTCGCGCTCTGCCGGATGGCCATGGCGGCCGCACAATCTGGTGACCCCCGGCAGGTGGCCGCTGAGCGGCTCAAGCGGGCGCAGTTGTCCACTGAGGGGCCCTCGATGGAGCGAGGGTTGCGCCTGGTCGCGCAGGCCCTCCGAGACCTGGATGACGACGGGACGCCGCAGACTCGGGCCGTGCGCGGGGGTCTGCTCCTCAAGGGTGGGCAGCTGAGCGCGCTGCTGGGAGATAAGGACGGTTCTCAGGCGCACCTGGGCGAGGCCGAGGGCATGGCGCGCGAGATCGGTGAGACCAACCACTACATGCTCGTCTTCGGGCCCACGAACGTTGCGCAGCACGCCGTGGCTGCCGCTGGTGATCGGGATGAGCACGCCGAAGCGCTGTCGATCGCGAAGGAAATCCGCGTGCCCGTGAACTACCCCGCCGCACGGCATGGGCAGCTCCTGATCGACAAGGCTCGCTCCCAGGCCCTGAGCGCACGTCTCGATGACGCGCTGGAGTCGCTGGAGAAGGCGCGGGAGGTGTCGCCGCTGCAGACCCGATATCACCCGTCGACGCGCCAGACGGTGGGTGTGCTTCTGCGGGCGCGTCCGCGGGCGTCGTCGCATCTGCTGGCCTTCTCCCGCTGGAGTGGCGTGTAA
- the mtnP gene encoding S-methyl-5'-thioadenosine phosphorylase yields MREARASGFPTADLGIVGGSGLYALEGLEDAREITLTTPYGEPSGPLTLGTVGGRQIAFVPRHGAGHRIPPSEIPARANVYALKSLGVSEVISVSAVGSLREDYAPGDLVILDQLVDRTRGARPASFFGDGMVAHVSLADPYCGRLRPALERAARAAHPSVHGAGTYCCIEGPQFSTRAESRLYRSWGMDVIGMTALPEARLAREAELCYVGLALVTDYDCWHPRHGSVDARTVAEVMSANVSVARRTLSGFARSSTPDDCTCHRALDGAVMTDHQMQADSSAAFPSRWVSEVTSRP; encoded by the coding sequence ATGCGCGAGGCACGAGCGTCCGGATTTCCGACCGCGGATCTCGGCATAGTCGGCGGCAGCGGGCTCTACGCCCTCGAGGGCCTGGAGGACGCCCGGGAGATCACGCTGACGACGCCGTACGGCGAGCCCAGCGGACCGCTGACACTGGGCACGGTGGGCGGGCGGCAGATCGCCTTCGTCCCGCGCCACGGGGCGGGGCACCGGATCCCGCCGTCCGAGATCCCGGCCCGGGCCAACGTCTACGCCCTGAAGTCGCTCGGGGTGAGCGAGGTGATCAGCGTCAGCGCGGTGGGCAGCCTGCGCGAGGACTACGCGCCGGGCGACCTGGTGATCCTGGACCAGCTCGTGGACCGGACCCGTGGGGCGCGCCCGGCGTCCTTCTTCGGCGACGGCATGGTGGCGCACGTCTCGCTCGCCGATCCGTACTGCGGGCGGCTGCGGCCGGCTCTGGAGCGGGCGGCCCGCGCGGCCCACCCCTCGGTCCACGGGGCCGGCACCTACTGCTGCATCGAGGGCCCGCAGTTCTCCACGCGTGCCGAGTCGCGGCTGTACCGATCCTGGGGGATGGACGTCATCGGGATGACGGCGCTGCCCGAGGCCCGGCTCGCCCGCGAGGCGGAGCTCTGCTACGTCGGGCTCGCCCTGGTCACCGACTACGACTGCTGGCACCCACGACACGGCTCGGTGGACGCGCGCACGGTGGCCGAGGTGATGAGCGCCAACGTCTCCGTGGCCAGGCGAACCCTGTCCGGCTTCGCCCGCTCCTCCACGCCGGACGACTGCACGTGCCACCGGGCGTTGGACGGCGCGGTGATGACCGATCATCAGATGCAGGCCGACTCGTCCGCCGCGTTCCCTTCCAGGTGGGTCTCGGAAGTCACGAGCCGGCCCTGA
- a CDS encoding adenosyl-fluoride synthase yields MSDLGTTDDSVAQCKGLMLSICPNVTIVDVCHSMTPFDVEEGSRYIVDLPRFFPEGTVFATTTYPATGTETRSVAVRIRQAAQGGARGQWAGSGAGFERQEGSYIYIAPNNGLLTPVLEEHGYIEAYEVSSTEVIPERPEPTFYSREMVAIPSAHLAAGFPLDQVGRPLKDSEIVRFSRPAVEVAGTELTGVVSAIDHPFGNIWTNIHRTDLEKAGIGYGRQIRITLDDVLPFELTLVPTFADAGEVGNVVAYLNSRGYLSLARNAASLAYPYHLKAGLSVRVDAH; encoded by the coding sequence ATGAGCGATCTCGGCACCACGGACGACTCGGTGGCCCAGTGCAAGGGCCTCATGCTCAGCATCTGCCCGAACGTCACCATCGTGGACGTGTGTCATTCGATGACGCCGTTCGACGTCGAGGAGGGCTCCCGCTACATCGTCGACCTCCCCCGGTTCTTCCCCGAGGGCACCGTCTTCGCCACCACCACCTACCCGGCCACCGGCACCGAGACCCGCTCCGTCGCGGTGCGCATCCGGCAGGCCGCCCAGGGCGGCGCCCGCGGCCAGTGGGCGGGTTCGGGCGCCGGCTTCGAGCGCCAGGAGGGTTCGTACATCTACATCGCGCCCAACAACGGCCTGCTGACGCCGGTCCTGGAAGAGCACGGCTATATCGAGGCGTACGAGGTCAGCTCCACCGAGGTCATTCCCGAGCGCCCCGAACCCACCTTCTACAGCCGTGAGATGGTCGCCATCCCCTCCGCCCACCTGGCCGCCGGATTCCCGCTGGACCAGGTCGGACGGCCGCTGAAGGACAGCGAGATCGTCCGCTTCAGCCGGCCCGCGGTGGAGGTCGCGGGCACCGAGCTCACCGGCGTGGTCTCGGCCATCGACCACCCCTTCGGCAACATCTGGACCAACATCCACCGCACCGACCTGGAGAAGGCGGGCATCGGCTACGGACGGCAGATCAGGATCACCCTGGACGACGTGCTGCCGTTCGAGCTCACGCTGGTCCCGACCTTCGCCGACGCCGGTGAGGTGGGCAACGTGGTGGCCTACCTGAACAGCCGCGGCTACCTCTCCCTGGCGCGCAACGCCGCCAGCCTGGCCTACCCCTACCACCTCAAGGCGGGCCTGTCGGTCCGCGTCGACGCCCACTGA
- a CDS encoding fluorothreonine transaldolase — protein MLSERDDAFPLSLAAIADLMAEEEAEQREVLHLTANETVLSPLARRALASPLAERYLLEHLDMRESSPARLNNLLLRGLDRVSAIEASATEVCRRLFGATFAEFRCLSGLHAMQTTFAALSEPGDTVMRVATKDGGHFLTELICRSFGRRSCTYAFHDDLTLDLDRTREVFAREKPRLLYVDAMNYLFPFPLAELKEIAGEVPLVFDASHTLGLIAGGQFQDPLAEGADILQANTHKTLFGPQKGIILGSDRSLMENVGYTLSSGMVSSQHTASALALFVALHEIWYDGREYAARVVENARGLAGLLHDRGVPLVAADRGFTANHMFFVDTRSVGSGPLILDRLVRANVSANRVVAFNHIDTIRFGVQEITRRGYERDDLVRIADLLAPLILGQAEPERIRPRIAELVRRPRALRYTGRTAPATEPARASVTVARPTAPARPRWIGIELLPAGEPPPKDGCEQAQELGALAGAFPHQIDSAGNVSFSADDGRFFVSASGSYIKNLLPEDFVEITGHAGWTLRCRGDGHPSAEAYLHHLLRERVGARYVVHNHCILGRDLEHADEPGVLVIPPQEYGSVALAEAVAGAAAHSRVMYVRRHGLVFWAREYEECRALVEDLARRTGRRR, from the coding sequence ATGCTGTCCGAGCGAGACGACGCCTTCCCGCTCTCCCTCGCGGCCATCGCCGACCTGATGGCCGAGGAGGAGGCGGAGCAGCGAGAGGTGCTCCACCTCACCGCCAACGAGACGGTGCTGTCCCCGCTGGCCCGGCGCGCCCTGGCGAGCCCCCTCGCCGAGCGCTATCTGCTGGAGCACCTGGACATGCGGGAGTCATCGCCCGCGCGCCTGAACAACCTGCTGCTGCGCGGCCTGGACCGGGTCAGCGCCATCGAGGCGTCGGCCACCGAGGTGTGCCGCCGGCTCTTCGGCGCCACCTTCGCGGAGTTCCGCTGCCTCTCCGGGCTGCACGCCATGCAGACCACCTTCGCCGCGCTCTCCGAGCCCGGCGACACGGTCATGCGGGTGGCCACCAAGGACGGCGGACACTTCCTCACCGAACTGATCTGCCGCTCCTTCGGCCGGCGCAGCTGCACCTACGCGTTCCACGACGACCTCACGCTCGACCTCGACCGCACCCGGGAGGTCTTCGCGCGGGAGAAGCCGCGGCTGCTCTACGTCGACGCGATGAACTACCTCTTCCCCTTCCCGCTCGCCGAACTGAAGGAGATCGCCGGCGAGGTGCCGCTGGTCTTCGACGCCTCCCACACGCTCGGGCTGATCGCCGGCGGCCAGTTCCAGGACCCGCTCGCCGAAGGGGCCGACATTCTCCAGGCGAACACCCACAAGACCCTGTTCGGGCCGCAGAAGGGAATCATCCTGGGCTCCGACCGGAGCCTCATGGAGAATGTCGGCTACACCCTTTCCAGCGGAATGGTGAGCAGCCAGCACACCGCCTCCGCCCTCGCGCTCTTCGTGGCGCTCCATGAGATCTGGTACGACGGACGCGAATACGCCGCCCGCGTGGTGGAGAACGCCCGGGGGCTCGCCGGACTGCTGCACGACCGCGGAGTGCCCCTGGTGGCCGCGGACCGGGGGTTCACCGCCAACCACATGTTCTTCGTCGACACCCGAAGCGTCGGCAGCGGCCCGCTGATCCTGGACCGCCTGGTGCGGGCGAACGTCTCCGCCAACCGGGTCGTCGCCTTCAACCACATCGACACCATCCGCTTCGGAGTGCAGGAGATCACCCGAAGGGGGTACGAGCGGGACGACCTGGTCCGCATCGCCGATCTGCTCGCCCCCCTGATCCTGGGGCAGGCCGAACCCGAGCGGATCCGCCCCCGGATCGCGGAGCTGGTACGGCGACCCCGCGCCCTGCGGTACACCGGGCGGACCGCCCCGGCCACCGAGCCGGCGCGCGCCTCGGTCACGGTGGCGCGTCCCACCGCCCCCGCCCGTCCGCGCTGGATCGGCATCGAGCTCCTGCCGGCCGGCGAACCGCCGCCCAAGGACGGCTGCGAACAGGCGCAGGAACTCGGGGCGCTGGCCGGCGCGTTCCCCCACCAGATCGACTCGGCCGGCAATGTGAGCTTCAGCGCCGACGACGGCCGGTTCTTCGTCTCGGCCAGCGGCTCGTACATCAAGAACCTCCTGCCCGAGGACTTCGTGGAGATCACCGGCCACGCCGGCTGGACCCTGCGCTGCCGGGGCGACGGGCACCCCTCCGCCGAGGCGTACCTGCACCATCTGCTGCGCGAGCGGGTCGGCGCCCGATACGTGGTGCACAACCACTGCATCCTCGGGCGGGACCTGGAACACGCCGACGAGCCCGGGGTGCTGGTCATCCCGCCGCAGGAGTACGGCAGCGTGGCGCTGGCCGAGGCCGTGGCGGGGGCCGCCGCGCACAGCCGGGTGATGTACGTACGTCGGCACGGCCTGGTCTTCTGGGCCCGGGAGTACGAGGAGTGCCGGGCGCTCGTGGAGGACCTCGCCCGCCGCACCGGGCGCCGCCGGTGA